Proteins found in one Maridesulfovibrio sp. genomic segment:
- the trbD gene encoding conjugal transfer protein TrbD produces MRTVVIHESLNRKILVMGGDRELVMVSALIAIVLGVGGTTIISGITGVVFWVASLFIFQNMAKKDPQMFQVWLRHRKQQAYYPARSTPFSK; encoded by the coding sequence GTGAGAACAGTCGTAATTCATGAATCCCTAAACAGAAAAATTCTCGTCATGGGCGGAGATAGAGAACTGGTTATGGTGTCCGCTCTCATCGCCATTGTTCTGGGAGTTGGGGGAACAACGATTATTTCAGGGATTACCGGAGTTGTGTTCTGGGTCGCTTCGCTTTTCATTTTCCAAAATATGGCAAAAAAAGATCCTCAAATGTTTCAGGTCTGGCTCCGACACAGAAAACAGCAGGCTTATTACCCTGCGCGATCAACTCCATTTAGTAAATAA
- a CDS encoding TrbC/VirB2 family protein, which translates to MKRTNKLLMLALAGMMLIPDYAQASTSITDFNTPFETFVGIFTGPVGKYMSIGGIVGVGLTLIFRHDDMTGPIKLLLGVVLAICIVVFGSTLVENTWTFTGAVL; encoded by the coding sequence ATGAAAAGAACTAACAAACTTCTGATGTTGGCTTTAGCCGGCATGATGCTCATTCCTGACTATGCGCAGGCTTCAACATCCATCACGGACTTCAACACACCGTTTGAAACCTTTGTAGGCATCTTTACCGGCCCCGTCGGTAAATACATGTCGATAGGAGGAATCGTAGGTGTCGGCCTGACTTTGATCTTTCGCCACGATGATATGACCGGCCCGATAAAATTGCTGCTTGGTGTGGTGCTTGCCATCTGCATCGTAGTTTTCGGTTCTACTCTAGTTGAAAACACCTGGACATTTACTGGAGCAGTTCTGTGA
- the trbB gene encoding P-type conjugative transfer ATPase TrbB, protein MEELTMEDRLVNNMLHNMGSNIVSALEDERVVEIMVNPDGKLWIEKIGEEMKEMGQIPSVQTAMIVSLVASALDIIVNKESPIVEGELPKAAPLNGGRFEGLFPPVVQAASFTIRKKASHIFTLEQYIEANIMTPEVMFAIKAAIAQKKNIVVVGGTGSGKTTLVNGIIKSISELAPVDRLIIIEDTAELQSQSRNTLLLRSTHSTTIQTLVRATMRLRPDRILVGEVRGGEALDLLKSWNTGHPGGVATVHANSAAEGLLRIEQLISEASTSPMPHLIGSAVDFVIFIRRTKTGRTVSEVASVCGYDALNQTYILEYIYNEKN, encoded by the coding sequence AAGATGAGCGGGTTGTGGAAATCATGGTTAACCCCGACGGGAAACTCTGGATTGAAAAGATTGGCGAAGAGATGAAGGAAATGGGGCAGATCCCCTCCGTTCAGACGGCTATGATCGTCTCACTAGTCGCAAGTGCCCTCGATATAATCGTCAACAAGGAATCACCTATTGTCGAAGGAGAACTTCCCAAAGCGGCTCCGCTTAATGGAGGCCGTTTTGAAGGGCTGTTCCCTCCTGTTGTGCAAGCGGCCTCTTTCACTATCAGGAAGAAAGCTAGCCATATCTTTACCTTGGAACAATATATTGAAGCAAATATCATGACTCCTGAGGTAATGTTCGCAATAAAGGCTGCCATAGCTCAGAAAAAAAACATTGTGGTGGTCGGCGGCACCGGCTCAGGCAAGACCACACTGGTCAACGGAATTATCAAATCCATTTCAGAACTTGCCCCGGTAGATAGGCTGATCATCATCGAAGATACGGCTGAACTCCAAAGCCAATCACGCAACACTCTTCTCTTGCGATCCACTCACAGCACCACCATCCAGACATTGGTCCGGGCGACAATGAGGCTTCGCCCGGACCGGATACTAGTCGGTGAGGTTCGAGGAGGAGAAGCACTTGATCTACTAAAAAGCTGGAACACAGGACACCCGGGGGGCGTGGCTACCGTTCACGCCAACTCTGCGGCAGAAGGACTCCTGCGCATTGAACAGCTTATCTCGGAAGCTTCCACGTCACCTATGCCACATCTAATCGGATCGGCTGTGGACTTTGTAATTTTTATTCGCCGCACCAAGACAGGGCGAACCGTTTCGGAAGTAGCCTCTGTTTGCGGATACGACGCTCTGAACCAAACATATATTCTGGAGTACATCTACAATGAAAAGAACTAA